AGACGAAGTCTATCGCATGCATCCCGAAGAGCAGGGTGTGCAGGTCCGTCGCAAGGGGCGGCGCATTCAGCTGGAGTTCGACAGAGGGCTGTCGGGCAAATCCCTGCGCATTGCGCTGGAAAAGTTCATGAAGGCCCACGAGGCCGGAAAGAGCTGATTGCCAATTGGCAATATTCCGATAAATGACGCAGAAACAATGACTTGCTAATTCGCGCTGGCATGGCCGCGGCAGAATTGGCAAGTGATGCGCCGCAAGGCCGATTGCGTTTGCGGGCTTTACCTTGAGCCTGTCCGGCCGCCGCTGGCCAACCCTGCCCGCAGGGATCGACCGGAGAACAAGGCAATCCGTTCTTTTTCGGGCAGGTGCAGGACCACACCACCCGCCTTGATATCCACCCAGCCGCCAGACTCCGGCGTGTCGCCTTTGCTCAGGTCAAGGCCGACGATCTCGGAACGGCGGGCGGACTGGTTTGCGCTTGATCCTGGCAAGGACCGAAGCGATGTGCCGGTCTTGCGCAAGACGATCGGGATCAACGCCTCTCGCATCGCCGTTCCGCTGCGCCAGGCACGACACCCATTTCATGTCGCACATTGTCACAGCATATCTGCTCATGTGCGGTCATGCAATTATCGGACATAACTCTCAACGGCAAGGCGGGGCGGTTTTGATATCGTAATGCGGGTAAAAGCGCCGTGATCGTGTCGGCGCCAAGCAAGGGATATGCCCGAACAGACCAAATCAGCGACCTCGAAACACTACCCCGGATGCCATCCTGGGTCACCTCCGCGCGTCTGAAACCCTCGAAGATGTTGCGGTTTTGTCAGGCGTGACGTCGAACCACCTGCATCTTGTGTCGATTTCGGATATCGAGCCCACGGTTTGACGGTGCCATCCCTACCGGCCGCAGCAAGGACTAAACCTTGCGACGCGCCGATCCAGATGCTCGACGCACCGACAGCGTGTATCTACGCCGACGCTCGAACCCATGACGAAAATCGCTCGATGTCCGCAAGACGCGGATGATCCGCACGGCAGACGGCCCAGAAGGTTCTGCCGGGCAAGTCCGTGTCAGACAGGCATACCAGTTGACCGGCTGCCACTGCCGAGGCCGCCAGGGCGCTGGACGCCAGGACCACGCCCTGGCCCGCAATCGCCGAGTCGATCGCATGAACCTCCTCGGAGAAATGTTGTGTGATCTCCACGGTCGGCTTTGTCAGGTTGTTTCCCAACGGTTGGATCATAAGCTGATGCGGCAGCATCAGGCAACGATTTCGCGGACGTAGCGCGCCCAGAGGCCAAGGGCCTCTGTTCTTGTTTGGCGGTAATCGGCGGCGGTGAGGCGGTGGCGTTTCGGGCGAAAGAGAACGGCAGTTTGATCATGGACGGACAGGAACATCTGGGCGTGTCTGGCTGATTTGAACCGGCCGAATATCTTCTCTCGTCGACGGGTGTGCCGATGTGATGCCTCGCTGCGGTTGTTCAGTCCCTTGTGTGACCGATGATCAGCGCCAGGACAAAGCTCGCGGATCGCAACGCCGTAACTGCGCAATTTATCCGTCACTATGACCCGAGGAGTGCCCCAACGCTTCATGAGTTTCCGGAGAAACTGCTTTGCTGCGTTAGCGTTTCGGCGCGATTGCATAAGGATTTCAAGCGTATCTCCGTTGCCATCGACCGCGCGCCAGAGCCAGTGCTTCTTCCCGCGGATCGGGATCACAACTTCGTCCAAGTGCCACTTGTCAGCGGGCTGATCGCGATCACGTCGGATCTTGGCCGCAATCTGCGTTCCAAA
This genomic interval from Sulfitobacter sp. THAF37 contains the following:
- a CDS encoding LysR substrate-binding domain-containing protein; the protein is MLPHQLMIQPLGNNLTKPTVEITQHFSEEVHAIDSAIAGQGVVLASSALAASAVAAGQLVCLSDTDLPGRTFWAVCRADHPRLADIERFSSWVRASA
- a CDS encoding IS6 family transposase; the protein is MILSVPSSALKGYRFPRSVIGYAVWAYHRFALSLRDVEDLLAERGITVSHETIRDWVAKFGTQIAAKIRRDRDQPADKWHLDEVVIPIRGKKHWLWRAVDGNGDTLEILMQSRRNANAAKQFLRKLMKRWGTPRVIVTDKLRSYGVAIRELCPGADHRSHKGLNNRSEASHRHTRRREKIFGRFKSARHAQMFLSVHDQTAVLFRPKRHRLTAADYRQTRTEALGLWARYVREIVA